The following nucleotide sequence is from Borrelia coriaceae.
TCTCTCAACTAATTCAAAAAAACATCTCCATTCAGTAGTATTTTTCATCTATGGCTTATCAATGACATTACTATATACAATGAGTACCCTTTATCATACTTTCAAAAAGGGAAGTAAAATAAAACAACTCTTTAGAAAATTTGATCATATATCAATATTCATATTGATAGCAGGGACATACACACCACCATGTCTAATTCTTATGCACAATGTCTATGGAAAAATAATTCTTATCACGGTTTGGGGATTTGCTATTCTAGGGACTATTTTTAAATCAATATACGCAAACAGTCCTGGGTGGATTAATGGAGCTATATTCATACTTATGGGATGGACCATTATATTCGGAATTAAACTCATTTATAACATCCTACCTATACAAGGATTTTTATGGTTAACACTTGGAGGCATTATTTATACACTAGGAGGAATAGTATATGCAATAAGTAAAAAACTTAATCCAATTGCCAATATGAGAATGCACGATTTGTTTCACATTTTAATCCTACTTGCATCTTTTTCTCACTTCTGGTTCATGTTAAAATACGTACTTCCTATTGATTAAATTTTAATCACTCCACTGCTTAAACAAGCAACATAAATAATCTAAAAATTTTGTAAATCGTTTACAAATCCCAAGATAAAAAGAATTAACATCAATAAAATACCAAAAAGATAAAAATAATAAATAATTATTGCTTTAAATCTCTTTCCACGCAACATCTCAATTAAACTAATAAGGATTTGACCTCCATCAAGCATTGGAATTATAACAAAAAATAAATTCATACCAGCAATAAGTAAATTAAAAACAGCAATAGTATTAAACCAATATAATATTCCAAAAGAAAAAGAATCAACAAAAATATTAATCATACCAACCGGTCCTGTGATATGTTTAGAATTATTCATAAAATTAGTAAATAACGCAACAATGGAATAAAGAATCTTACCTAAAATATCTAAGACTTTATTAAGAGAATTTTTTAAAGCAATTCCTAAATTATCTGATTTAACCACTTTCTCTAAACCAGGCAATAAATAAATTCCTAAAACCTTATTAATATCTTGAAATACCAATTTGGAAGTTAAAATTTCCCCATTCCTCTCATACTTCATATCCACTATATTAGTATCAAGTTTAGCAATAAAATTGTCTAACTCCTTACCATTATTTAAAACTACATCATTAATGCTGATTATCTTATCATTAGGCTTAAGACCTGCAACTTCAGCTGAAGAATTTGCTTTCACTTTTGCAACAATAAGATTTATCCAAGGACCAACTTCTCTTAAAAGTTTATCTAAGTTTGTATGTTCTTCAAAACTAATACTCTTATTGTCTCTTAAAACTGTGAAAATTATTTTAGAATCTTCTAGAGGAACGAATCTCTTTAAATCAGAAAAATATTTTATATCACTATTATTAACGCTTAAAATAATATCCCCATCTCTAAATTTACTCGAAGCACTATTATTAATAAGGGTTATTTTACTAGAATAGTCAGAATAAACAATACCTATCATTTCTATTGCGATAAAAATAATAAAGCCCAAAATTAAATTAAAAAGAGGACCTGCAAAATATATTAATATTCTCTTAAAATGAGAAATACCAAAAATAGAATCTACATCCGCTTCAAGCTCTTTATTTAATCTAAGTTCATTTTCTAAATGTTCAGCTCCTTTAAGCTTACAATATCCACCTAAAAAAATAGGAGAAAATCTATATTCGGTGTCTTTTATTTTAATTTTAAAAATACTAGGCCCTATCCCTATAGAAAAAATTTCAACCTTGACTTTAAAAAGTTTTGCAAAAAGTAAATGACCTAACTCATGAATGAATATTATAAAGGTAAAAGCTAAAATACTAAGAACAATATACATTAACTACTCCCAAAAATTATGACAAATATAAATAAAATATAGGACCTGTCAAAAGATATGAATCAATTGAATCAAGAGCACCACCTCTACCAGGAATAATATTTCCAGAATCTTTAACTCCTGCACTACGCTTAAGTCCAGATTCAAATAAATCACCAATAATAGTAAAAAAT
It contains:
- the trhA gene encoding PAQR family membrane homeostasis protein TrhA; translation: MLKKNKKQNLHNTLIPENELFSSISHLVGIILSIIGTTILITLSTNSKKHLHSVVFFIYGLSMTLLYTMSTLYHTFKKGSKIKQLFRKFDHISIFILIAGTYTPPCLILMHNVYGKIILITVWGFAILGTIFKSIYANSPGWINGAIFILMGWTIIFGIKLIYNILPIQGFLWLTLGGIIYTLGGIVYAISKKLNPIANMRMHDLFHILILLASFSHFWFMLKYVLPID
- the rseP gene encoding RIP metalloprotease RseP; the encoded protein is MYIVLSILAFTFIIFIHELGHLLFAKLFKVKVEIFSIGIGPSIFKIKIKDTEYRFSPIFLGGYCKLKGAEHLENELRLNKELEADVDSIFGISHFKRILIYFAGPLFNLILGFIIFIAIEMIGIVYSDYSSKITLINNSASSKFRDGDIILSVNNSDIKYFSDLKRFVPLEDSKIIFTVLRDNKSISFEEHTNLDKLLREVGPWINLIVAKVKANSSAEVAGLKPNDKIISINDVVLNNGKELDNFIAKLDTNIVDMKYERNGEILTSKLVFQDINKVLGIYLLPGLEKVVKSDNLGIALKNSLNKVLDILGKILYSIVALFTNFMNNSKHITGPVGMINIFVDSFSFGILYWFNTIAVFNLLIAGMNLFFVIIPMLDGGQILISLIEMLRGKRFKAIIIYYFYLFGILLMLILFILGFVNDLQNF